Proteins encoded within one genomic window of Trichomycterus rosablanca isolate fTriRos1 chromosome 7, fTriRos1.hap1, whole genome shotgun sequence:
- the cpt2 gene encoding carnitine O-palmitoyltransferase 2, mitochondrial isoform X1: MALLFSTQLHSTLQPMRLRTTLACSALSTTARRKYSSKNGAGCEYLHRSVVPTMHYQKSLPRLPVPKLEDTIQRYLAAQQPLLNQEQYSKTEKLAQEFQNGTGKQLHEELVAQDKSNKHTSYISAPWFDMYLSARESVVLNFNPFMSFNPDPKPEYNDQLVRASNMVCSAVRFMKTLRAGLLEPEVFHLNPAKSNTDSFKKLIRWVPSSISWFGAYMVNAYPLDMSQYFRLFNSTRIPKNQRDELFTDQKGRHVLVMRKGNMYVFDALDRDGNLVKPSEILSHLKYVLADSTPAPAFPLGVLTSENRDVWAGLRKKLLEAGNGEALGLVDNALFCLCLDEEEMRDHIHISHNMLHGDGCNRWYDKSFSIILAKDGQAAINFEHSWGDGVAVLRFQNEVFKDTTEKPLVGPGTQPAAVDSASAVRRLEFKFNGELEQGIQKAKENFNAAISKLTIDAMEFKKGGKEQLKKKKLSPDAIAQLAFQMGFLRQYGQTVATYESCSTAAFKHGRTETIRPASVHTQRCAQAFVQQPDQHSVEQLLGLLDACSKYHGQLTKEAAMGQGFDRHLFAMRYLANSKGMALPSLFQDPAYAAINHNILSTSTLTSPAVSLGGFAPVVPDGFGVGYGVHDDWIGCNVSSYPSRNVKEFLKCVHKSLEDIFTVIEGKPIKSVLVAPAAPVFTGWRNNLKRVPIF; encoded by the exons ATGGCTTTACTCTTCTCTACTCAACTACATTCAACCCTACAACCTATGAGGCTGAGGACTACATTAGCATGTTCAGCTCTAAGCACAACAGCTCGTCGTAAATACAGCAGTAAAAATGGAGCAGGATGTGAATATCTGCACAGGAGTGTTGTTCCAACCATGCACTATCAGAAGAGTTTACCCAG ATTACCAGTTCCGAAGCTGGAGGACACAATACAGAGATATTTGGCAGCTCAACAACCTTTGCTGAATCAGGAACAGTACAG TAAAACAGAGAAACTGGCTCAAGAGTTCCAGAATGGCACTGGCAAGCAGTTACATGAGGAGCTTGTAGCACAGGACAAGAGCAACAAGCACACCAGCTATATTTCAG CTCCATGGTTTGACATGTACCTGTCTGCCCGTGAATCTGTGGTACTGAACTTTAACCCTTTCATGTCCTTCAATCCCGACCCCAAACCTGAGTACAATGACCAGCTTGTTCGGGCCTCCAACATGGTGTGCTCTGCAGTGCGGTTTATGAAGACTTTGCGTGCTGGTCTCCTGGAACCAGAGGTCTTTCACCTCAACCCTGCTAAGAGCAATACTGACTCATTCAAGAAGTTAATTCGATGGGTACCGTCTTCCATCTCATGGTTTGGGGCCTACATGGTAAATGCCTATCCGCTGGATATGTCCCAGTATTTCCGTCTTTTTAACTCTACACGTATACCCAAAAACCAGCGAGATGAGCTTTTTACCGACCAGAAAGGCCGACACGTGCTGGTCATGAGAAAAGGCAACATGTATGTATTTGATGCTCTAGACAGGGATGGTAATCTGGTAAAGCCTTCAGAGATCTTGTCCCACCTCAAATACGTCCTGGCAGACTCGACACCGGCTCCTGCTTTTCCTCTGGGTGTTTTGACAAGTGAGAACAGAGACGTCTGGGCTGGGCTAAGAAAAAAGCTTCTAGAAGCAGGGAATGGTGAGGCTCTAGGGTTGGTGGACAATGCTTTGTTCTGCTTGTGTCTTGATGAAGAGGAGATGCGTGACCACATTCATATCTCACACAACATGCTTCATGGTGATGGCTGCAACCGCTGGTATGATAAGTCATTTAGTATCATCCTGGCCAAGGATGGACAGGCAGCCATTAATTTTGAGCACTCATGGGGTGACGGTGTAGCTGTTCTGCGCTTTCAAAATGAAGTCTTTAAAGACACCACAGAGAAGCCACTGGTTGGTCCTGGAACCCAGCCTGCTGCTGTAGATTCAGCATCTGCTGTTCGCAGGCTGGAATTCAAGTTTAACGGAGAATTGGAACAAGGAATACAAAAAGCTAAAGAGAACTTTAATGCTGCTATTTCTAAGCTCACAATCGATGCCATGGAGTTCAAGAAAGGAGGAAAAGAGCAGCTAAAGAAGAAGAAGCTTAGTCCAGATGCCATTGCACAGCTGGCTTTTCAGATGGGATTCCTGCGGCAGTATGGGCAGACTGTAGCTACATACGAGTCCTGCAGCACCGCGGCCTTCAAACATGGGCGCACTGAGACCATCCGACCTGCAAGCGTTCATACACAACGTTGTGCCCAAGCTTTCGTTCAACAACCAGACCAGCACAGCGTGGAGCAGCTTCTGGGCCTGTTAGATGCCTGTTCCAAATATCATGGTCAACTCACCAAAGAGGCAGCCATGG GACAAGGATTTGACAGGCACCTCTTTGCCATGCGCTACTTGGCTAATTCTAAAGGAATGGCATTGCCCAGTCTGTTCCAGGACCCAGCATATGCTGCAATAAACCACAACATTCTGTCCACCAGCACGCTCACTAGCCCTGCTGTCAGTTTGGGGGGCTTCGCCCCTGTGGTGCCAGACGGTTTCGGAGTGGGCTACGGTGTTCATGATGACTGGATCGGGTGCAACGTGTCCAGCTACCCCTCCAGGAAcgtcaaggagtttctcaaatGTGTTCATAAGTCACTGgaggacatttttactgttattgaAGGAAAGCCAATCAAATCTG
- the cpt2 gene encoding carnitine O-palmitoyltransferase 2, mitochondrial isoform X2: protein MALLFSTQLHSTLQPMRLRTTLACSALSTTARRKYSSKNGAGCEYLHRSVVPTMHYQKSLPRLPVPKLEDTIQRYLAAQQPLLNQEQYSKTEKLAQEFQNGTGKQLHEELVAQDKSNKHTSYISAPWFDMYLSARESVVLNFNPFMSFNPDPKPEYNDQLVRASNMVCSAVRFMKTLRAGLLEPEVFHLNPAKSNTDSFKKLIRWVPSSISWFGAYMVNAYPLDMSQYFRLFNSTRIPKNQRDELFTDQKGRHVLVMRKGNMYVFDALDRDGNLVKPSEILSHLKYVLADSTPAPAFPLGVLTSENRDVWAGLRKKLLEAGNGEALGLVDNALFCLCLDEEEMRDHIHISHNMLHGDGCNRWYDKSFSIILAKDGQAAINFEHSWGDGVAVLRFQNEVFKDTTEKPLVGPGTQPAAVDSASAVRRLEFKFNGELEQGIQKAKENFNAAISKLTIDAMEFKKGGKEQLKKKKLSPDAIAQLAFQMGFLRQYGQTVATYESCSTAAFKHGRTETIRPASVHTQRCAQAFVQQPDQHSVEQLLGLLDACSKYHGQLTKEAAMGQGFDRHLFAMRYLANSKGMALPSLFQDPAYAAINHNILSTSTLTSPAVSLGGFAPVVPDGFGVGYGVHDDWIGCNVSSYPSRNVKEFLKCVHKSLEDIFTVIEGKPIKSG, encoded by the exons ATGGCTTTACTCTTCTCTACTCAACTACATTCAACCCTACAACCTATGAGGCTGAGGACTACATTAGCATGTTCAGCTCTAAGCACAACAGCTCGTCGTAAATACAGCAGTAAAAATGGAGCAGGATGTGAATATCTGCACAGGAGTGTTGTTCCAACCATGCACTATCAGAAGAGTTTACCCAG ATTACCAGTTCCGAAGCTGGAGGACACAATACAGAGATATTTGGCAGCTCAACAACCTTTGCTGAATCAGGAACAGTACAG TAAAACAGAGAAACTGGCTCAAGAGTTCCAGAATGGCACTGGCAAGCAGTTACATGAGGAGCTTGTAGCACAGGACAAGAGCAACAAGCACACCAGCTATATTTCAG CTCCATGGTTTGACATGTACCTGTCTGCCCGTGAATCTGTGGTACTGAACTTTAACCCTTTCATGTCCTTCAATCCCGACCCCAAACCTGAGTACAATGACCAGCTTGTTCGGGCCTCCAACATGGTGTGCTCTGCAGTGCGGTTTATGAAGACTTTGCGTGCTGGTCTCCTGGAACCAGAGGTCTTTCACCTCAACCCTGCTAAGAGCAATACTGACTCATTCAAGAAGTTAATTCGATGGGTACCGTCTTCCATCTCATGGTTTGGGGCCTACATGGTAAATGCCTATCCGCTGGATATGTCCCAGTATTTCCGTCTTTTTAACTCTACACGTATACCCAAAAACCAGCGAGATGAGCTTTTTACCGACCAGAAAGGCCGACACGTGCTGGTCATGAGAAAAGGCAACATGTATGTATTTGATGCTCTAGACAGGGATGGTAATCTGGTAAAGCCTTCAGAGATCTTGTCCCACCTCAAATACGTCCTGGCAGACTCGACACCGGCTCCTGCTTTTCCTCTGGGTGTTTTGACAAGTGAGAACAGAGACGTCTGGGCTGGGCTAAGAAAAAAGCTTCTAGAAGCAGGGAATGGTGAGGCTCTAGGGTTGGTGGACAATGCTTTGTTCTGCTTGTGTCTTGATGAAGAGGAGATGCGTGACCACATTCATATCTCACACAACATGCTTCATGGTGATGGCTGCAACCGCTGGTATGATAAGTCATTTAGTATCATCCTGGCCAAGGATGGACAGGCAGCCATTAATTTTGAGCACTCATGGGGTGACGGTGTAGCTGTTCTGCGCTTTCAAAATGAAGTCTTTAAAGACACCACAGAGAAGCCACTGGTTGGTCCTGGAACCCAGCCTGCTGCTGTAGATTCAGCATCTGCTGTTCGCAGGCTGGAATTCAAGTTTAACGGAGAATTGGAACAAGGAATACAAAAAGCTAAAGAGAACTTTAATGCTGCTATTTCTAAGCTCACAATCGATGCCATGGAGTTCAAGAAAGGAGGAAAAGAGCAGCTAAAGAAGAAGAAGCTTAGTCCAGATGCCATTGCACAGCTGGCTTTTCAGATGGGATTCCTGCGGCAGTATGGGCAGACTGTAGCTACATACGAGTCCTGCAGCACCGCGGCCTTCAAACATGGGCGCACTGAGACCATCCGACCTGCAAGCGTTCATACACAACGTTGTGCCCAAGCTTTCGTTCAACAACCAGACCAGCACAGCGTGGAGCAGCTTCTGGGCCTGTTAGATGCCTGTTCCAAATATCATGGTCAACTCACCAAAGAGGCAGCCATGG GACAAGGATTTGACAGGCACCTCTTTGCCATGCGCTACTTGGCTAATTCTAAAGGAATGGCATTGCCCAGTCTGTTCCAGGACCCAGCATATGCTGCAATAAACCACAACATTCTGTCCACCAGCACGCTCACTAGCCCTGCTGTCAGTTTGGGGGGCTTCGCCCCTGTGGTGCCAGACGGTTTCGGAGTGGGCTACGGTGTTCATGATGACTGGATCGGGTGCAACGTGTCCAGCTACCCCTCCAGGAAcgtcaaggagtttctcaaatGTGTTCATAAGTCACTGgaggacatttttactgttattgaAGGAAAGCCAATCAAATCTGGTTAA
- the porcn gene encoding protein-serine O-palmitoleoyltransferase porcupine, with amino-acid sequence MGALSRQQFFEEIPLGCLLPTAQQGILQVWQLLLMCLVCRLLWRIGYLPSYIKHLSTVASGFYILYLFFELHMVWVVLLSLLCYLILFLCRHSSSRGPFLSITVLIYLLLGELHMMDTSSWHKMRGSQIVVAMKAISLAFDLDKGIVEHVPSPVEFMGYIYFVGTVIFGPWISFNSYRAAVEGQQFSVSWLVKVVCSWIKCQLCLLVSNCVSPYLFPYFIPIFGNKLLHNKKRRKIRGSIIRWLMAYEHTLSFHFSNYFVSYLSETTTTLAGAGFTEEKDHIQWDLMMAKPLNIEFPRSVVEVVTSWNLPMSRWLNIYVFKKALKFGKLHAILLTYTTSTLLHGLSFHIGAVLITLAFMTYIEYELRKRLSTRFNACILAKRCPPDCKHKNKKAFWVYLINGAFSVIAVLHLTYLGLVFGTSPDDIDSDEGGVFGRTIRKWTELNWTGHWLTFGLWVVYRLIM; translated from the exons ATGGGGGCGCTCAGTCGGCAGCAGTTCTTTGAGGAGATTCCCTTGGGCTGTTTGCTTCCAACTGCCCAACAGGGTATACTGCAAGTGTGGCAACTGCTGCTCATGTGTTTGGTGTGCAGACTGCTGTGGAGAATAG GTTACCTGCCTTCTTACATCAAGCACCTGAGCACAGTTGCCAGTGGCTTTTACATCCTCTACCTGTTCTTTGAGCTGCACATGGTGTGGGTGGTGCTGCTAAGCCTTCTCTGCTACCTCATTCTCTTTCTGTGCCGCCACTCCAGCAGCCGTGGCCCCTTTCTTTCTATCACTGTCCTCATTTACCTGCTGCTTGG GGAGCTCCATATGATGGACACCAGCAGCTGGCACAAAATGAGAG GTTCTCAGATTGTAGTTGCCATGAAAGCCATCTCTCTTGCCTTTGACTTGGATAAAGGCATAGTAGAACACGTTCCATCTCCAGTTGAGTTTATGGGCTATATTTATTTTGTGGGCACTGTCATTTTCGGGCCTTGGATCAGTTTCAACAGCTACAGGGCAGCAGTAGAAGGCCAACAGTTT AGTGTGTCCTGGTTGGTAAAGGTTGTCTGCAGCTGGATAAAGtgccagctctgcctgctggtcTCAAACTGTGTTTCTCCCTATCTCTTTCCATATTTTATTCCTATTTTTGGGAATAAACTGCTCCACAA taaaaaaaggcgaaagatcaG AGGATCTATAATAAG GTGGTTGATGGCCTACGAACACACTCTGTCCTTCCATTTTAGTAACTATTTTGTTAGTTACCTTAGTGAAACCACCACCACACTGGCAGGTGCTGGCTTTACAGAAGAAAAGGATCATATTCAATG GGATCTTATGATGGCTAAGCCTCTAAATATTGAGTTTCCCAGATCTGTGGTGGAGGTTGTAACATCCTGGAATCTGCCCATGTCTCGCTGGCTTAATATTT ATGTATTTAAGAAGGCTCTTAAATTTGGGAAGCTTCATGCGATTCTTCTCACTTATACCACCAGCACTTTGCtacat GGATTAAGCTTCCACATTGGAGCAGTGTTAATTACCCTTGCCTTCATGACTTACATTGAGTATG AATTGAGAAAAAGACTGTCCACCAGGTTTAATGCTTGTATCCTCGCCAAGAGATGTCCTCCAGACTGCAAACataaaaacaagaag GCATTTTGGGTGTACTTAATTAATGGAGCTTTTAGTGTTATAGCAGTGCTCCACCTCACCTACCTGGGCTTGGTCTTTGGCACCAGTCCTGATGATATAGACTCAGATGAG GGTGGTGTCTTCGGTCGTACCATTCGTAAATGGACTGAACTGAACTGGACGGGTCATTGGCTGACCTTCGGCCTTTGGGTTGTATACCGTCTTATTATGTGA